TCTTCCCACATGCGGCGGATGATCTCCTGCGACTCCGCGCTCACCTGGTCCACCAGGCCCAGCATGGCGGACTCGCGCTGCAACAGGGCCTTGAGGCGCTCCAGGCGCTCCGGCGGCGCGTTCACCTTGGACAGCCCGCGCTCCAGCATGCGGCGCTGCCCGTCATCTCCCCGGCCGGCGACGCTGGCCAGGTGCGGCCGGTCACTGAAGCCCTCCAGGTCCGCGTCGTGCCCCCCCGGGTGGGGCGGCAGGGGCAACCGGAGCTCTTCCGACGAGTGCGCCGGACCGATGAAGTCCAGGAGCGCCGCGGAGGGCATCGACGGGTTCTTGATGTTCCCCGCCTTGCGCAGCTTCTTCGCCCGGTCCAGCTGGGACGGGTCCACCAGCCGCTCGCGGACACTGCGGGGACCTCCCCAGGGCCAAAGCGCGGTGCTGGGGGGCTGATTGTTGATTCTGGCCATGGTGACCCGACTTCAATACAGGTGGGGGCCCCGCGTCCAGCCCCCTTCAGCGCCCGCCCGCCTGCTCCCGCTGCAGCGCGTAGACGAAGTTCAGCACCTCGGCGACCGCGTCGTAGAGCTCTTCCGGGACTTCCTGCCCCACGTCCACCCGGTACAGGGCGTGGGCCAGGGACACGTTGCGCATCACCGGGATGCCGTACTGCTTGGCGATCTCCCGGATCTTCTCCGCCTTGAGGCGCATCCCCTTCGCCACCACGCGGGGCGCGCCGTCCGCCTTGTTGTCGTACTTGATGGCGATGGCGATGTCCGCCTCTTCGTCGCTGGCCATGGCGTCCTCCTCAGGCGCGCGCAGGCGGCGCCGCGTTCTGCTGCTGCTTGAGCCCGTAGACGAAGTTCAGCACCTCGGCGACCGCGTCGTAGAGCTCCTCCGGGACTTCCTCGCCCACCTCCACGCGCAACAGCGCGTGCGCCAGCGGGACGTTGCGCAAGAGGGGCACGTCCGCCTCGCGCGCCAGCGCCTTGATGCGCTCCGCCTTGGCGTCCATGCCCTTCAGCAGCACGCGCGGCGCCCCGTCCTTGTTCTGGTCGTACATCAGCGCCACCGCGACGTGGTCCGGGTTGGTGACGATGACGCTCGCGTCCTTCACCGCCTCCATCTGGGCCCCCTCCATGATCTCATGGTGGAGCTCCTTGCGCTTGGCCTTGTGGTGCGGGTCGCCTTCGCTCTGCTTGTACTCCTTCTTCACTTCCTCCTTCGTCATCATCATGTCCTTCATGAACGACTTGCGCTGCCACCACACGTCGAACACGCCGAAGATGACGAAGAGCATGATGATGCGCACGCAGACCCGGTAGAGGATCTCCCCCATGATGGCCATGATGCCGACCGTGTCCTGGCGCACCGTTTCGATGACCAGGGGCATGGAGTCGCGCACCACGCCGGTGACGACGTAGGCGGCGACGGAAATCTTGATGAGGTTCTTGAGCAGTTCCACGAAGGACTTCTTCGAGAACATGTTCTTCAACCCCGCGATGGGGTTGAGCTTGTCGAACTTCGGGATGAGCGGGTCGATGGTGAAGAGCGACCCCACCTGGAGGAAGTCCATCAGCCCGCCCAGCACCGCCGCGCCCGCCACGATGGGCACCGTCAACAGCAGGAGCGTGCGCAGGCCCATGATGAGCAGCTGCGTCGTCGCCAGGGCCAGGTCATCCGAGTGGGCGATGGCGTCGAAGCTGAAGCGGAAGAGCGTGGAGATCTCCCGCTCCACGGTGTCCCAGGTGCCCTTGACGATGCCCAGGCCCGCGACGAGCACGGCCACGCCCGTCAGGTCCTTGCTCTTCCAGGTCTGGCCCTTCTTGCGCGCGTCGTCGAGCTTCTTATGCGACGGTTCTTCTGTTTTGTCGCCACTCTCGTCCGACATGGAGGAATCCCGGGAGGCTTGAAGCGGCTCAGGCCAGCATCTGGATGGCGTGCTGGAAGATGCGGAGCATATTGGCCAGCTCCTGCTGCATGCGGCCAACCACGACATGGATGGCGATGAACATGATGAGCACGCCCACCAGCGGCTTGAGCGACATGGAGATGAAGAACACCTGGATCTGCGGCGCGACGCGGTTGATGGCGCCCAGGGCCAGGTCGGTGACGAACGCGGCCACCATGCCGGGGCCGGCCAGCGCCAGGCTGATCTTCAACAGGTCCGCGAAGGAGCGGATCATCAGGTCGAAGAAGGGCCACACGCCGCGGCTGAAGCGCGGGAAGCCCTCCAGCGGCACGATGGCGAGGCTGTCCCCGAGCGCCCGGATGATGATGTGGTGCCCGTCCAGCGACAGGAACAGCACCACGCACAGCTGCACCTTGAGGCTGGAGAAGAGCGACACCTGCGTGCCCAATTGCGGCACGTAGAGCTGGGCGTTGTTGCTGCCCGACATGGTGTCCATCAGCGTCCCGGCCACGCGGGCCGCGTCGAACACCATGTTGACGATGTACGACAGCGCCACGCCGATGAAGATCTCCTTGAGCAACAGCCCGATGTACGGGAGCGCGCTCAGGGGAATCCGGTCCATGCTGTCCGCGACGGACGGGAAGAGCACCGCGGACACCAGCAGGCCCAGGCCCAGCTTCATCTCCGAGGGGACGACCTCGCCGCCCAGGAACGGGCTGAAGATGAGGATGGGCATCACGCGGCACATGATGAGTGCCATCGTGAAGATGGTAACCGACAGGTTGACCCGAGCACCCAGCTCGGCCATGGCTTCGCCGATGTTCATCTGCCGATGAGCGCCGGGAAGCGGTCGAAGACGTGGAAGGTGAAGCGCAGGAGCTGCCCGCCAATCCACGGGCCCGTCATGGCGAGCACGCCGAAGACGAGGACGACCTTGGGCGCGAACGAGAGCGTCTGCTCTTGAATCTGCGTGGTGGCCTGGAACAGCGAGACGAGGAAGCCCACCAGGAGGCTCATGAGCACCGGCGGCGCGGAGACCACGAGCACCAGGAACAGCGCCTCCTGGGTGATGAACGTGAGCTGATTCATGGAAGTACGGGGCTCCTTACAGGTAGCCGATGACCAGGCCCTTGGCGATGAGGTACCAGCCGTCCACGAGCACGAACAACAAGAGCTTGAAGGGCATGGAGATGGTCGTGGGCGACAGCATGTGCATGCCCAGCGCCAGCAGGATGTTGGCGACCACCATGTCGATGACGATGAAGGGCACGAACAGCAGGAAGCCGATCTGGAAGGCCTCCTTCAATTCGGACACGACGAAGGCCGGGACGATGACCATGAAGTCATTGGGGCCAATGTCCTTGCGGTCCTCCTCCTTCCGCATCTTCTTCGCCAGGCTGTAGAAGAGCGTGCGGTCCTTGTTGGTGACCTTCTTCATCAGGAACTCGCGCAGCGGCTCCTTGGACTTGTCCGCGGCCCCCAGCATCGTGCCCACCGTTTCGGAGGAGAAGACGGACGTGCCCCGGGACCAGATGTCGATGCCGCCCGCCCGGTACATCTCCTGGCCCACGGGGGCCATGATGTAGACGGTGAGGATGATGGCCAGGCCGGTGATGACCTGGGTGGGCGGAATCTGCTGGGTGCCCAGCGCCGAGCGGACGATGGAGAGCACCACGGAAATCTTCACGAAGCTGGTCACCATCATCAGCGCGAACGGGACCAGGGACATGGCCGCGAGCGCGAGGATGAGGATGAGCGGACGGGAGGTGAAGGAGTCGGAGCTCACCGCCTCCTTGACCATCTCATCCGGCATCGAGTCGCCGCCCTTCTTCGCCGCGGACGCGACGAAGGGAGAAAGCGACACGAGGGCCGCGAAGAGCCAGGGCGGAGCGCGGAACAGCAGCGGGCGAGCGGGAGACGAACGGTTCACGTGACGGCCTTCAGACGCCCGGCGGCGGCGTGGTGCCACCGGTCCGGCGGGAGAGGAGCTTCTGGAGGAAAGGACTCAGGGACACCGGCGACGACGGCGGACGCGCGGCGCGGATGCGCTCCACGGCGTCGCGGTCCAGCTTCGAAACCAGTTGCACGCCACCCTCGCCGCCGCCCACCAGCAGGTACTCGTCCGCGGCCTTCAGGACGAAGAGCGTGCGCCGTTGATCCAACGGGATGCGCTCCATCACCGACACGACCGACGCCTTGCCCACGGGCACGCCCTGCAGGCCCATCAGCCGGCGCAGGCCCACGTTGAGCGTGAGGTAGATGGCCGCGAGCACCGCGCCCAGCAGCGCCACCGTGCGCACCACCACCCAGGCCAGGCTCTCCTGCGCTTCCGCGCCTTCGGCCTCGGGGACGCCCAGCTCGCGGTCCAGTTCGTCCGCGTGGCGCTTCGCGCGGGCCGCGCTGCCATCCGTGACGGCCGGGGATGCCTCCGGAGCCGGTGCCACCGCCGGAGCTTGTACGGCGGCGGGAGCCTGTACGGCGGCGGGAGCCGGGGCCGGTGCCGCCACGGAGGCGTCCGGCGTGGAGGCCGCGGGCGCCTGCGCCAGGACGGCGGGCGACGCGAAGAGCAGCGCGGCGCCGAGCAACAGGCGCGAGGGGAAGAGACCGAGGACCGCCATGGATGGGCGCGAGCCTAGTGCACCCGAGTCAGGACCGCCACGGGCCCGGGCACGAGCACGCCCCCCTGCCCGCCTGCCTTGTGACGCACGGGCGCAAGCGCTTTCAGCTCAGGTGGATGATGCGCACCCCGAGCTGGCCCTCCAGCTCCACGAGCTCGCCCCGGGCCACGACCTTGCCGTTCACCGACAGGTCCACCGGCTCACCCGCACCACGACGCAGGTCGATGACCTGGCCTGTGCGCAGGCCCACCACCTGTTCGGCCGTGATGGGCACGCGCGCCAGCTCCACCGCCACCTGCAGGGGCAGGTCGCTGAGCAGATCGCTTCCGTCCTTGTCGTCCAATGCCGCCCCTTCGAGTTCCGGAGGAACGCCCAGCTCCGGGTTGGTGAAGTCCTCGTTCTCTTCCGAAGCGCCCCCGGGCTCCCCACCCTGGGGGTTGCCCGGCTCGCCGGGGATGATGTCCGTGATGCGCGCCCGGTAGCGGCCGTTCTCCACGGCCACGTCCGCCAGGAAGTGGCCGGTGCGTCCCAGGCCCAGCCGCAGCTGCGCCGTGCCGGGCTCGCCCCGGTCCGGCCGCGCCGACAGCATGTCCAAAAGCAGCACGTCCTTGACGCGCAGGGACGCCAGGTCCTGGGCGGACAGCTCCGCCACGCCAATCTCCGCGCGCAGCCAGTCGCGCAGCGCGGACAGGCGCCGGCCATTCGCCTTCATGTCCTGACGGCGGTGCTCGCGCCGCTGGGCGCTCTCCACCGCGGGTTCCGCCGCCTCCAGCACCGCCGAAGGCACCACCAGCCGCACGATGCCGCGGTGCGAGCCCAGCACCGCGTTCAGGTGCACCGCCAGCATCGGGCCGTCCTCGCCCAGGCGGGCGGAGACCTCATCCACGCCGCGCGCCACGCCGTCCAGCCGGGGCCGGGGAACGCCCGGCTGAAGTCCGGGCACCAGCTCCTTCAGGGCCTCCAGGACGACGTAGCCCATCACGCCCTCCTCGATGTCCGTCAGGGGGCGCAGGCCCACCGTCTCACCGGCGCCGCCCAAGAGCAGGTCCACCGCCGAGTGCGCCAGCGACAGCTCGATTTCGAGGATGGCCCGGCCCTTGAGCGCACCGGGGGCCAGCACCGCGAGGAAGGACGGGTCGCCCAGGAAGCGGCGCAGCTCCGTCATGGGGCGCGCCTGGGCGGACTCCACCGACAGGCGCACGTCCACGTCGAAGAGGGCCTTGAGGCGCGCGCAGACCGTCTCCAGCGTGCCCGCGTTCGGCGTCAGCCACCGCAGCCGCTCCGCCAGCTGGCCCTGCGTGCGCGACACCTTCTCCAGGTTCGTGAACGCGAACGGCCGCCACGGCGACACCGGAGCCGGGGCCGGCGTGGAAGCCGGTACCGGAGCCGGCGCCTGCGCGGGCTTCGTGGGCGGTCCCAGCTTCCGGGTGTCGACCAACATGGTGCGCTCGAAGACTCCGGGCTCGTCGTCCGGCTCCAGGCTCATGTCTTGGCCTCGAACCTCAGATTTTCAAGCGCCAGTCCCCGGCCGCCCAGGGCGCTGCGCAGGCCATCGCTCTGCTCTTCGAGCATCTTCAAGGTGTCGCGGTCGCTGCCGCTGAAGGTGGCCGAAATCTTCCCGTTCTTCGCGCTGACCTTGATGGACAGGCCGTTGAGCACGTCGCCGCGCAGGTCGATCTGGAACTCCGCGTTGCCCGCGGCGTTGGTGCCCACGCGCACGCGCTCGACGATCTTCTGGGCGATTTCGTTCGCCATGGCGCGCAGCCGCTCGGAGCCCGCGGTGTCCTTGGGCTTGGCC
The sequence above is drawn from the Corallococcus sp. NCRR genome and encodes:
- a CDS encoding EscU/YscU/HrcU family type III secretion system export apparatus switch protein, encoding MASDEEADIAIAIKYDNKADGAPRVVAKGMRLKAEKIREIAKQYGIPVMRNVSLAHALYRVDVGQEVPEELYDAVAEVLNFVYALQREQAGGR
- the sctU gene encoding type III secretion system export apparatus subunit SctU, with translation MSDESGDKTEEPSHKKLDDARKKGQTWKSKDLTGVAVLVAGLGIVKGTWDTVEREISTLFRFSFDAIAHSDDLALATTQLLIMGLRTLLLLTVPIVAGAAVLGGLMDFLQVGSLFTIDPLIPKFDKLNPIAGLKNMFSKKSFVELLKNLIKISVAAYVVTGVVRDSMPLVIETVRQDTVGIMAIMGEILYRVCVRIIMLFVIFGVFDVWWQRKSFMKDMMMTKEEVKKEYKQSEGDPHHKAKRKELHHEIMEGAQMEAVKDASVIVTNPDHVAVALMYDQNKDGAPRVLLKGMDAKAERIKALAREADVPLLRNVPLAHALLRVEVGEEVPEELYDAVAEVLNFVYGLKQQQNAAPPARA
- a CDS encoding flagellar biosynthetic protein FliR, which produces MNIGEAMAELGARVNLSVTIFTMALIMCRVMPILIFSPFLGGEVVPSEMKLGLGLLVSAVLFPSVADSMDRIPLSALPYIGLLLKEIFIGVALSYIVNMVFDAARVAGTLMDTMSGSNNAQLYVPQLGTQVSLFSSLKVQLCVVLFLSLDGHHIIIRALGDSLAIVPLEGFPRFSRGVWPFFDLMIRSFADLLKISLALAGPGMVAAFVTDLALGAINRVAPQIQVFFISMSLKPLVGVLIMFIAIHVVVGRMQQELANMLRIFQHAIQMLA
- the sctS gene encoding type III secretion system export apparatus subunit SctS; its protein translation is MNQLTFITQEALFLVLVVSAPPVLMSLLVGFLVSLFQATTQIQEQTLSFAPKVVLVFGVLAMTGPWIGGQLLRFTFHVFDRFPALIGR
- the sctR gene encoding type III secretion system export apparatus subunit SctR; protein product: MNRSSPARPLLFRAPPWLFAALVSLSPFVASAAKKGGDSMPDEMVKEAVSSDSFTSRPLILILALAAMSLVPFALMMVTSFVKISVVLSIVRSALGTQQIPPTQVITGLAIILTVYIMAPVGQEMYRAGGIDIWSRGTSVFSSETVGTMLGAADKSKEPLREFLMKKVTNKDRTLFYSLAKKMRKEEDRKDIGPNDFMVIVPAFVVSELKEAFQIGFLLFVPFIVIDMVVANILLALGMHMLSPTTISMPFKLLLFVLVDGWYLIAKGLVIGYL
- a CDS encoding flagellar biosynthetic protein FliO, with the translated sequence MAVLGLFPSRLLLGAALLFASPAVLAQAPAASTPDASVAAPAPAPAAVQAPAAVQAPAVAPAPEASPAVTDGSAARAKRHADELDRELGVPEAEGAEAQESLAWVVVRTVALLGAVLAAIYLTLNVGLRRLMGLQGVPVGKASVVSVMERIPLDQRRTLFVLKAADEYLLVGGGEGGVQLVSKLDRDAVERIRAARPPSSPVSLSPFLQKLLSRRTGGTTPPPGV
- the sctQ gene encoding type III secretion system cytoplasmic ring protein SctQ, coding for MSLEPDDEPGVFERTMLVDTRKLGPPTKPAQAPAPVPASTPAPAPVSPWRPFAFTNLEKVSRTQGQLAERLRWLTPNAGTLETVCARLKALFDVDVRLSVESAQARPMTELRRFLGDPSFLAVLAPGALKGRAILEIELSLAHSAVDLLLGGAGETVGLRPLTDIEEGVMGYVVLEALKELVPGLQPGVPRPRLDGVARGVDEVSARLGEDGPMLAVHLNAVLGSHRGIVRLVVPSAVLEAAEPAVESAQRREHRRQDMKANGRRLSALRDWLRAEIGVAELSAQDLASLRVKDVLLLDMLSARPDRGEPGTAQLRLGLGRTGHFLADVAVENGRYRARITDIIPGEPGNPQGGEPGGASEENEDFTNPELGVPPELEGAALDDKDGSDLLSDLPLQVAVELARVPITAEQVVGLRTGQVIDLRRGAGEPVDLSVNGKVVARGELVELEGQLGVRIIHLS